In a genomic window of Epinephelus lanceolatus isolate andai-2023 chromosome 3, ASM4190304v1, whole genome shotgun sequence:
- the LOC144462542 gene encoding polyunsaturated fatty acid 5-lipoxygenase-like: MANYEVTVHTGSVAHAGTEDRVYITLVGKDGESASKQLHNFKGLFAFEKESVSTFTVSCPVSIGELILIKLEKTYLFLEDDWFPAKVVVKSPEGHTYNFPIYRWITDSKVHCFREGTALRDFEDYSRAIQFRKQELEKRDKEYRWHVYARGIPDCMEATCYSDLPPDVRFSFTKDLEFAYTLGTGLIHLKLDGLANSREKWPDIAAISVAMQGRSTHISDYVQQHWRDDDFFGYQYLNGVNPMLIKRCSALPDNFPVTDEMVFPGDQFSLADEMKKGNIFLCDYKPLDGITPNTHTVTKQYLAAPLVLLHKTPEDKLKPIAIQLKQTPAEDNPIFLPTDSEYDWLTAKIFVRSADFNEHQANSHLLRTHLLAEVFAVSLLRNMPMVHPLYKLLIPHTHDTLEINYMARHHLISDNGVFTKFAATGGEGLVTLLQRSLSSVTYTSLCIPEDIAERGLKDVPNFYYRDDGLKLWDIIYRFVQGVLGFYYKNDDEVKKDSELQKWISDIFEHGFLSRKGTGIPQRFTKVEELVKFVTMVIFTCSAQHSAVNTGQYDYGGWMPNTPTTLYRPPPTKKGTTNQATMMDTLPDKGTTANGMSTLWLLSKPSSDYVPLGQYPGDHFSEKMPCEMIKAFQGELQVLSAHINIRNMSLEVPYTYMDPVKIENSVAI; this comes from the exons ATGGCGAACTATGAGGTGACGGTACATACTGGCAGTGTGGCCCATGCTGGCACTGAAGACAGGGTCTACATTACGCTGGTGGGAAAAGATGGGGAGAGCGCATCCAAGCAGCTCCATAACTTCAAAGGGCTGTTTGCCTTTGAGAAAGAATCA GTGTCTACTTTTACTGTGTCCTGCCCTGTCTCCATTGGAGAGCTGATTCTGATAAAGCTGGAAAAAACGTACCTCTTTCTCGAGGATGATTGGTTCCCAGCCAAGGTGGTAGTGAAATCCCCTGAGGGACACACCTACAACTTTCCCATCTACAGATGGATCACTGACAGCAAGGTGCACTGCTTCAGAGAGGGAAcag CTCTGAGAGACTTTGAAGACTATTCTCGTGCCATTCAATTTCGGAAGCAAGAGCTGGAGAAACGAGACAAAGAGTATCG CTGGCATGTGTATGCGAGGGGAATACCCGACTGCATGGAGGCAACGTGCTATTCTGATCTGCCTCCTGATGTCCGCTTCTCCTTCACCAAGGACCTAGAGTTTGCATACACTCTAGGGACAGG CCTGATTCATCTGAAATTAGATGGACTGGCTAATTCCAGGGAGAAATGGCCTGATATTGCTGCTATCAGTGTGGCGATGCAAGGAAGATCGACTCACATATCAG ACTATGTCCAGCAGCACTGGAGGGATGATGATTTTTTTGGCTACCAGTATCTAAATGGTGTCAACCCCATGTTGATCAAACGCTGTTCAGCTCTGCCTGATAACTTTCCTGTCACTGACGAGATGGTCTTCCCCGGTGATCAGTTCAGCTTGGCAGATGAGATGAAG AAAGGCAACATATTCCTGTGTGACTACAAGCCTTTGGATGGAATAACACCAAACACCCACACTGTGACGAAGCAGTACTTGGCAGCTCCCCTCGTCCTGCTCCACAAAACACCTGAGGACAAGCTGAAGCCAATTGCTATTCAG CTGAAGCAGACTCCAGCAGAAGACAACCCCATCTTCCTTCCTACTGATTCTGAGTACGACTGGTTGACGGCCAAGATTTTTGTGAGAAGTGCAGATTTCAACGAGCATCAAGCCAACTCTCACCTGCTGCGCACTCATCTGCTGGCTGAAGTGTTTGCAGTGTCACTGCTGCGCAACATGCCCATGGTGCATCCACTGTACAAG CTCCTCATACCTCACACTCACGACACTCTTGAAATCAACTATATGGCTCGACATCATCTGATATCCGACAATGGAGTTTTCACAAAG TTTGCAGCCACTGGTGGAGAGGGTTTGGTGACACTCCTGCAGAGATCATTGTCCTCAGTGACCTACACCTCCCTCTGCATACCAGAGGACATCGCTGAGCGTGGGCTGAAGGATGTGCCGAACTTCTACTACAGGGATGATGGACTCAAGCTTTGGGATATCATCTACAG GTTTGTGCAGGGAGTGCTCGGCTTCTACTACAAGAATGATGATGAGGTCAAGAAAGACTCTGAACTGCAGAAGTGGATTTCGGACATTTTTGAACATGGATTTCTTTCCCGAAAAGGCACAG GAATTCCCCAGCGCTTTACCAAAGTGGAAGAGTTGGTCAAGTTTGTCACCATGGTGATCTTCACTTGCTCAGCACAACACTCAGCTGTGAACACTGGACAG TATGACTATGGTGGCTGGATGCCCAACACTCCCACCACCCTGTACCGTCCTCCACCAACCAAAAAGGGGACAACAAATCAGGCCACGATGATGGACACATTACCTGACAAGGGCACGACAGCTAATGGAATGTCTACCTTGTGGTTACTCAGCAAACCATCCTCTGACTAT GTCCCTCTTGGCCAGTACCCAGGGGACCATTTCAGTGAGAAGATGCCCTGCGAGATGATAAAGGCTTTTCAAGGAGAGCTTCAAGTGTTAAGTGCACACATCAACATCAGAAACATGAGTCTGGAGGTGCCATACACATACATGGATCCAGTGAAGATAGAAAATAGTGTGGCCATTTGA